A region of Candidatus Eremiobacterota bacterium DNA encodes the following proteins:
- a CDS encoding ankyrin repeat domain-containing protein, producing MTALSFSKACVLIVFVLLVLHFPAAASDLDSLVDAVNAGNAEKVRLILRKSPGIVNLFVINGNRPLHYAVQQNRLEIVKILVQNGADVNAKNHIGVTPWETAAAQGFGGIAEYLAGKGARTYNRELQAAVFENKLEKTEELLKLHPGQVNQGDGEGTRLLQVAACNGYDEMVRLLIARGADVNAHNDSGTTALQEAVYKKNRPMIDLLLSERADPDGKDCRGYTSLHLAVELGDYDVASRILSAGAKINVRGMGGLTPLHLAAMQGRLRIMELLLSKGAAVNARTEEGKTPLKLALEHKRTEAAKLLKSKGGTR from the coding sequence ATGACCGCTCTGTCTTTCTCCAAAGCTTGTGTTCTTATTGTTTTCGTGCTGCTGGTGCTTCACTTCCCCGCAGCGGCCTCCGACCTCGACAGCCTGGTAGATGCAGTAAATGCCGGAAATGCCGAGAAGGTGCGGCTCATACTGCGAAAAAGCCCCGGGATTGTCAACCTCTTCGTCATCAACGGCAACAGGCCTCTTCACTACGCGGTGCAGCAGAACCGCCTCGAGATCGTGAAGATTCTCGTCCAGAACGGGGCCGATGTGAATGCAAAAAACCATATCGGCGTCACGCCCTGGGAGACTGCAGCGGCACAGGGCTTCGGGGGAATTGCCGAGTATCTGGCGGGGAAGGGGGCGAGAACTTACAACAGGGAGCTGCAGGCCGCCGTCTTCGAAAACAAGCTTGAAAAGACTGAAGAGCTGCTGAAGCTCCACCCGGGGCAGGTGAACCAGGGAGACGGCGAGGGAACGAGGCTGCTCCAGGTGGCGGCCTGTAACGGTTATGACGAAATGGTGAGGCTCCTCATTGCCCGCGGTGCCGACGTGAATGCCCACAACGACTCGGGGACCACCGCGCTCCAGGAGGCTGTCTATAAGAAAAACCGTCCCATGATCGACCTTCTCCTCTCTGAGAGAGCCGATCCCGACGGGAAGGACTGCCGCGGCTACACCTCGCTCCACCTGGCAGTGGAGCTGGGCGATTATGATGTCGCGAGCCGGATACTCTCGGCAGGGGCGAAGATCAATGTGAGAGGAATGGGAGGCCTTACGCCCCTTCATCTTGCCGCCATGCAGGGCAGGCTCAGGATAATGGAGCTGCTTCTCTCAAAGGGCGCCGCCGTCAACGCAAGGACAGAGGAAGGGAAAACGCCCCTGAAGCTTGCCCTGGAGCATAAAAGAACCGAGGCGGCCAAGCTCCTGAAAAGCAAAGGCGGAACAAGATAA
- a CDS encoding DUF2490 domain-containing protein — MCSLPAVAGEWEYRWSTDFKHKFDNRLTAKLEIEYRYASSLEGNFYRHTDVGLERKCSPSFAMSLNLRKIVEQAKGLAFWEDRPYVNGTFKWNWGNMEFSDRNRFECRSFSTGESNWRYRNSLKITFLPRERTAVQIVPFVIDEVFYDLSRGEFNRNRLYLGLESLSQKDLNWEVSYLMQNSKAPSQWKEVNALVTRLHIRF; from the coding sequence ATGTGCTCTCTGCCAGCGGTGGCCGGGGAATGGGAATACCGGTGGTCAACGGACTTCAAGCATAAATTCGACAACAGGCTCACGGCGAAGCTGGAAATTGAGTACCGTTACGCCAGCAGCCTGGAAGGCAATTTTTACCGACATACCGATGTCGGCCTGGAGCGGAAGTGCTCCCCTTCTTTCGCCATGAGCCTCAACCTCCGCAAGATAGTGGAGCAGGCAAAGGGTCTCGCCTTCTGGGAAGACAGGCCCTATGTGAACGGGACCTTCAAGTGGAACTGGGGGAATATGGAATTTTCAGACAGGAACAGGTTTGAATGCCGGAGCTTTTCCACGGGGGAGAGCAACTGGAGATACAGGAACTCCCTGAAGATAACCTTTCTTCCTCGCGAGAGAACGGCAGTCCAGATTGTTCCCTTTGTCATCGACGAGGTCTTTTACGACCTGAGCAGAGGGGAGTTCAACAGAAACCGCCTGTACCTGGGCCTGGAGTCCCTCTCTCAAAAGGATCTGAACTGGGAAGTCTCCTACCTGATGCAGAATTCAAAAGCCCCTTCGCAATGGAAGGAAGTGAACGCCCTCGTCACCCGGCTTCATATCCGGTTCTGA
- the waaF gene encoding lipopolysaccharide heptosyltransferase II, whose product MPDRKLIDRTRKILIIKLFAIGELLMATPLIASLKETFPEASLHVLTGSYIKDVIKNNPHVDKVIAADEKDFLAHRAVPLSRLLLALRREKYDMIFCLHRPFIMSLFTFLARAPVRAGFERGREGFLYTHRVKPNIPGRHQIEEYLDLLRALGVEPSFTKKMLFLDEEALARKELIFREHGLEPGKKVVALSPAGGNNLAAHRLGTDALVRRWPDEKYGRLAKLVIEKLGAKVLIVGGEAEKAAAGKIIEIAGPECIDLTGKTDILTASAVIKGADILVTNDSGPMHLAASVGTFVIALFGPTDPNVAGPYCENSQVIRKGFLCSPCFSKDRFPPFNVDCPAWKCMEEIDPAEVYREIENHLKASCQP is encoded by the coding sequence ATGCCCGATAGAAAGCTTATCGACAGAACCAGGAAAATTCTTATCATAAAGCTCTTTGCCATTGGAGAGCTTTTGATGGCCACTCCTTTGATCGCTTCTCTCAAAGAAACCTTCCCCGAGGCTTCTCTGCATGTTCTTACCGGCTCTTATATCAAGGACGTGATAAAAAACAATCCTCATGTAGATAAGGTTATCGCCGCAGATGAAAAAGACTTTCTTGCTCACAGAGCGGTGCCTCTTTCAAGACTTCTCCTGGCTCTCCGGCGTGAAAAATATGATATGATTTTCTGTCTTCACAGGCCCTTTATCATGAGCCTTTTCACTTTTCTGGCCCGCGCTCCCGTGAGAGCCGGGTTTGAGAGGGGAAGGGAAGGCTTCCTCTATACCCACAGGGTGAAGCCCAACATCCCGGGAAGGCACCAGATAGAAGAGTATCTCGATCTGCTGAGGGCCCTGGGCGTCGAGCCCTCTTTCACAAAAAAAATGCTCTTTCTGGACGAGGAGGCCCTGGCCAGAAAGGAGCTCATCTTCCGGGAGCACGGCCTTGAGCCTGGAAAGAAGGTAGTGGCTCTCTCCCCCGCGGGAGGCAACAACCTTGCCGCTCACCGCCTGGGAACGGACGCCCTCGTGAGAAGGTGGCCCGATGAGAAGTACGGCCGGCTCGCGAAGCTCGTGATTGAAAAGCTTGGGGCAAAGGTCCTGATAGTAGGCGGAGAAGCAGAAAAGGCCGCGGCCGGTAAAATCATCGAGATCGCAGGGCCGGAGTGCATCGATCTGACCGGTAAAACAGATATCCTTACGGCTTCAGCAGTAATAAAGGGTGCCGATATCCTTGTCACCAACGATTCAGGGCCCATGCATCTTGCCGCTTCCGTGGGTACTTTTGTGATAGCTCTCTTCGGCCCCACCGACCCGAATGTCGCAGGCCCTTACTGCGAGAACTCACAGGTGATTAGAAAGGGGTTTCTGTGCAGCCCCTGCTTCAGCAAGGACCGCTTCCCTCCCTTCAACGTGGACTGCCCCGCATGGAAATGCATGGAAGAGATAGATCCCGCCGAGGTTTACCGCGAGATTGAAAACCACCTCAAGGCTTCCTGTCAGCCCTGA
- a CDS encoding ABC transporter ATP-binding protein, whose product MEYAIETEKLTKIYRNSKVKAVDDQTMKVPSGEVFGFLGPNGAGKTTTIYMLLGILRPTSGEGRILGHPLGSNEAKERIGFLPESATMHLHHSGLSLLHYYGALLNMRREDLKTRARKVLELAGLSKAMDQNIATYSKGMLQRLGIAQALLNDPDLLILDEPTANLDPIGRKEVKDLLMHVKEHRKTIFISSHILSDIEQLCDRIAILKEGRLIRSGTIAELIGDSSSTLEDFFYRTVTGEPDAGS is encoded by the coding sequence ATGGAATACGCGATTGAAACCGAGAAACTGACAAAAATCTACCGGAACAGCAAGGTGAAGGCCGTTGATGATCAGACGATGAAGGTGCCCTCAGGCGAGGTCTTCGGCTTCCTGGGCCCTAACGGCGCCGGAAAGACGACGACAATCTACATGCTCCTCGGGATCCTCAGGCCCACGTCTGGTGAGGGGAGAATTCTCGGGCATCCGCTGGGCAGCAATGAAGCGAAAGAGAGAATCGGCTTTCTTCCCGAATCGGCCACCATGCACCTCCACCATTCAGGCCTGTCGCTGCTGCACTATTACGGCGCCCTGCTCAACATGCGCCGCGAGGACCTGAAAACGAGAGCCCGGAAGGTCCTGGAGCTCGCGGGGCTCAGCAAGGCAATGGACCAGAACATTGCCACCTATTCAAAGGGTATGCTCCAGAGGCTCGGGATTGCCCAGGCGCTCCTCAACGATCCCGATCTGCTCATCCTGGATGAGCCCACGGCAAATCTGGATCCAATCGGCAGGAAAGAGGTGAAGGATCTGCTGATGCATGTCAAGGAACACCGAAAGACCATATTCATCAGCTCCCACATCCTCTCGGACATCGAGCAGCTCTGCGACAGGATTGCCATCCTCAAGGAAGGCAGGCTGATCAGGAGCGGTACCATCGCGGAGCTCATCGGCGACAGTTCATCGACCCTCGAGGACTTCTTCTACAGAACAGTGACAGGAGAACCAGATGCGGGCAGTTAA
- a CDS encoding ABC transporter permease subunit, protein MRAVNLIARDTILELSKRKVLLAIVIAVALTVLLYVIAIAVEPSSVQKMVDRMTSGRDLSPDQVAALSMQIRKQGYGILVSVFSFVMEVLGTLIALIMFGTLIPAEIERGSIKFLISKPVSRLEVAAGKWTAGCMVLLCYSAGTSLLQALSSLYLTGGITGDTLHTFPFLFCKLLMRGSVAMCLSVAMTPVLAGVLAFFISGDIFAFLAGITGQSPLFVALSYLLPNYSAFPVHSFWNTMAHAVGASVPELSVLDIAARCAYGLFYAAAMLFLTIRQFNGKDLT, encoded by the coding sequence ATGCGGGCAGTTAACCTCATCGCGAGAGACACTATTCTGGAGCTTTCAAAAAGGAAGGTCCTCCTCGCCATAGTGATTGCCGTTGCGCTCACGGTGCTCCTCTATGTCATCGCTATTGCGGTGGAGCCCTCCTCTGTGCAGAAGATGGTGGACAGGATGACCTCCGGCAGGGATCTCAGTCCCGACCAGGTCGCGGCGCTGTCAATGCAGATCAGGAAACAGGGATACGGCATCCTCGTAAGCGTATTCTCCTTCGTCATGGAAGTGCTCGGCACGCTCATCGCGCTCATCATGTTCGGGACCCTTATTCCCGCGGAAATAGAGAGAGGCTCGATCAAGTTCCTCATCTCAAAACCGGTGAGCAGGCTCGAAGTGGCAGCGGGCAAGTGGACTGCCGGGTGCATGGTGCTGCTTTGCTACAGCGCAGGCACCTCGCTACTCCAGGCGCTCAGCAGCCTTTATCTCACCGGGGGAATTACCGGTGATACACTCCATACCTTTCCCTTTCTCTTCTGCAAGCTTCTCATGAGAGGATCGGTGGCAATGTGCCTCTCGGTCGCCATGACACCGGTACTTGCCGGTGTCCTCGCGTTCTTTATCTCCGGTGACATATTTGCGTTCCTTGCGGGGATCACCGGCCAGTCCCCTCTCTTTGTCGCCCTCTCCTACCTGCTCCCCAACTATTCTGCCTTTCCTGTCCACTCATTCTGGAACACCATGGCCCACGCCGTGGGCGCGAGCGTCCCGGAGCTCTCAGTTCTCGACATCGCGGCACGGTGTGCCTATGGCCTGTTTTATGCCGCCGCAATGCTGTTTCTTACCATCAGGCAGTTCAATGGAAAAGATCTCACGTAG
- a CDS encoding D-alanyl-D-alanine carboxypeptidase family protein, producing the protein MDPLAQLRMTNMMAVDSAMFMAGPQRAIGLGSLGTEMGLSPFGMDGSLFSQDLGEQGGPGSLPAFAQAGPMMGFNNGMGMVPGFGGMMNGMGGNQQMMQQMMQMLMMMMQMMMQMMGQNGMCPGMGNPMQNGAFGTPLGMNPQSPMGMGSPMGAGNPFMPMSGGSGAPQGMANPYSPMSGGQPSYPSHSGNAQQAPHAGGTETAPGDKGQGGPESADQKVKELEQKVKQDKQDVQQADQKVQQASQQAKQAGEKVKAAGQKVKSADSKVQSAEQKVQQAEQQKAQQSKETGETASPQAPDNSAVESAQNELRAAQEEQKAAKQEEAQAKQEEAKAKQDEAQAKQEQAKAKDQLQKDQAELQKAKEEAKKEKEERLKAEKEQMKAPGTPSGKLETVSGEKVDSSIAPRLRQMIEDAKQDGVNLDIISGFRSNSEQWALYNKYGPGRAAYPGTSNHEKGVAVDFANTPGAYRWLANNVQDYGLKTNVQHGGWEQWHVSPSGA; encoded by the coding sequence ATGGATCCGCTTGCACAGCTCAGAATGACCAATATGATGGCCGTTGACAGCGCCATGTTCATGGCCGGCCCCCAGAGGGCGATAGGCCTGGGGAGCCTGGGAACCGAGATGGGATTGAGCCCCTTCGGCATGGACGGCTCGCTCTTCTCGCAGGATCTCGGCGAGCAGGGCGGCCCCGGCTCCCTTCCCGCCTTCGCGCAGGCAGGGCCCATGATGGGGTTCAATAACGGAATGGGCATGGTGCCGGGGTTCGGCGGCATGATGAACGGCATGGGCGGCAATCAGCAGATGATGCAGCAGATGATGCAGATGCTGATGATGATGATGCAGATGATGATGCAGATGATGGGGCAGAACGGGATGTGCCCCGGGATGGGCAATCCCATGCAGAACGGGGCCTTCGGCACTCCTCTTGGCATGAATCCGCAGTCACCGATGGGCATGGGCTCGCCGATGGGCGCGGGGAATCCCTTCATGCCGATGAGCGGGGGGAGCGGGGCACCCCAGGGCATGGCGAACCCCTATTCACCGATGAGCGGTGGACAGCCCTCCTATCCGTCCCACAGCGGGAACGCCCAGCAGGCTCCCCATGCCGGGGGAACGGAGACCGCTCCCGGCGATAAGGGACAGGGAGGGCCTGAGAGCGCCGACCAGAAGGTCAAAGAGCTCGAGCAGAAAGTAAAGCAGGACAAGCAGGACGTTCAGCAGGCCGATCAGAAGGTTCAGCAGGCCTCGCAGCAGGCCAAGCAGGCCGGCGAGAAGGTGAAGGCGGCGGGGCAGAAAGTCAAGTCAGCCGACAGCAAGGTGCAGAGCGCCGAGCAGAAAGTGCAGCAGGCCGAGCAGCAGAAAGCCCAGCAGTCGAAGGAGACCGGTGAGACGGCGTCTCCGCAGGCTCCTGACAACAGCGCCGTGGAAAGCGCCCAGAACGAGCTCCGGGCGGCCCAGGAGGAGCAGAAAGCCGCAAAGCAGGAGGAAGCCCAGGCCAAGCAGGAAGAGGCCAAGGCCAAGCAGGATGAAGCCCAGGCCAAGCAGGAGCAGGCCAAGGCCAAGGACCAGCTCCAGAAGGATCAGGCCGAGCTCCAGAAGGCAAAAGAAGAGGCCAAGAAGGAAAAAGAGGAGCGCCTCAAGGCCGAAAAGGAGCAGATGAAGGCTCCCGGCACCCCCTCCGGGAAGCTTGAGACCGTCTCGGGCGAAAAGGTCGATTCCAGCATCGCGCCGCGCCTCAGGCAGATGATAGAGGACGCGAAACAGGACGGCGTCAACCTGGACATCATCTCGGGATTCAGGTCAAATTCCGAGCAGTGGGCCCTTTACAACAAGTATGGGCCGGGCCGCGCCGCGTACCCCGGGACCAGCAATCATGAGAAAGGGGTAGCCGTGGATTTCGCCAACACGCCGGGCGCTTACCGGTGGCTCGCCAATAATGTCCAGGACTACGGCCTGAAGACCAATGTCCAGCATGGCGGCTGGGAGCAGTGGCATGTCTCCCCTTCGGGCGCCTGA
- a CDS encoding DUF5009 domain-containing protein: MEEKKRLISLDLFRGATIAGMLLVNNPGTWSAIYAPLEHAEWNGCTFADLIFPFFLFIMGMAIPLAFRNRRTSADGMKKLHLQILRRALLLFALGLLLNSLNVMLTKMTLSPFAIWPDLRIPGVLQRIAICYLFASLMVLHLKPKAQVLASVLLILGYALTMNFVPVERNGTVIWEAGIPLRDHNLAALVDASLLGNHVWKVSAPWDPEGVLSTLPAIATTLFGAFAGYWILREIPPAVKVRGMAIMGALGALSGYLMNFWVPLNKNIWSSSYTLFTGGLALLSMAFCYWLVDVRGARRGLHFFIVYGSNAITVFVLSGIFARFLDFIKVPLASGLSLKAVIYSGLFASWLPDKAASLGYALAFVMVWYGIMAVFYKKRIFLKI; this comes from the coding sequence GTGGAGGAAAAAAAGCGGCTCATCTCACTTGATCTCTTCCGCGGGGCGACTATTGCAGGGATGCTGCTTGTCAACAATCCCGGCACATGGAGCGCAATCTACGCTCCGCTGGAGCATGCCGAATGGAACGGGTGCACTTTCGCCGACCTGATATTTCCCTTCTTCCTTTTTATCATGGGAATGGCCATCCCCCTTGCCTTTCGCAACCGCAGAACCTCGGCAGATGGCATGAAAAAGCTGCACCTGCAGATACTCCGGCGCGCCCTCCTCCTCTTTGCCCTGGGCCTCCTGCTGAATTCTCTCAACGTGATGCTGACAAAAATGACCCTGTCTCCCTTTGCCATCTGGCCCGATCTCCGCATCCCCGGGGTACTGCAGCGGATCGCGATCTGTTACCTCTTTGCCTCCCTGATGGTGCTGCACCTGAAGCCCAAAGCCCAGGTCCTCGCCTCCGTGCTGCTAATCCTCGGCTATGCACTCACGATGAACTTTGTACCCGTGGAAAGGAACGGCACAGTGATCTGGGAGGCAGGAATTCCGCTGAGAGACCATAACCTTGCAGCTCTGGTCGATGCCTCCCTGCTCGGGAACCATGTATGGAAGGTTTCCGCCCCTTGGGACCCCGAGGGAGTGCTGAGCACCCTGCCGGCCATTGCCACGACACTTTTCGGGGCCTTTGCCGGGTACTGGATCCTCAGGGAAATTCCCCCCGCGGTGAAAGTGAGGGGCATGGCCATCATGGGAGCCCTCGGGGCGCTCTCAGGGTACCTGATGAATTTCTGGGTTCCGCTGAATAAAAACATCTGGTCAAGCTCCTACACGCTCTTCACCGGGGGGCTCGCCCTTCTCTCAATGGCCTTCTGCTACTGGCTTGTGGATGTGAGAGGCGCAAGGCGGGGGCTCCATTTTTTCATTGTGTATGGATCGAATGCGATCACGGTCTTTGTCCTCTCCGGCATCTTTGCCCGTTTCCTCGATTTCATAAAGGTCCCCCTGGCTTCGGGGCTGAGCCTCAAGGCGGTGATCTACAGCGGCCTTTTTGCTTCCTGGCTGCCTGATAAGGCGGCATCGCTGGGCTATGCCCTTGCCTTTGTGATGGTCTGGTACGGCATCATGGCCGTGTTCTACAAGAAAAGAATTTTCCTGAAGATATGA
- a CDS encoding ankyrin repeat domain-containing protein, translating to MKSLIAAAALVCFMLFVTAHAGADQAEDLFGAAYKGDLAKVKALLAKNPKLVNGKGKSSGGWTALMAAARADHKDIVLYLLSKGADINAVSDEGLTLLIDAASFGKTEMAALFLSRGAAVNAKDRQGKSSLHYAASGLGNRELAAALVKSGADVNARDKSGRTPLSYAAEEGAKATAELLISHGAPINARDASGKTPLGTAVEKLKSMSLHIDRVDRSKDEQKMKELIAFLRARGAKE from the coding sequence ATGAAAAGCCTTATCGCGGCAGCGGCTCTTGTTTGTTTTATGCTCTTTGTGACGGCGCACGCGGGAGCCGATCAGGCTGAAGATCTTTTTGGCGCGGCCTACAAGGGGGACCTGGCAAAAGTGAAGGCTCTCCTAGCGAAAAATCCAAAGCTTGTCAATGGAAAGGGAAAGAGCAGCGGCGGATGGACCGCCCTGATGGCCGCAGCGAGGGCTGACCATAAGGACATAGTCCTCTATCTGCTTTCAAAAGGAGCTGATATCAACGCGGTAAGCGATGAAGGTTTAACATTACTTATAGACGCGGCGTCCTTCGGCAAAACTGAGATGGCGGCGCTTTTCCTGTCCAGGGGCGCAGCGGTGAACGCAAAGGACAGGCAGGGAAAGTCTTCCCTGCATTATGCGGCATCGGGTCTGGGAAACAGGGAGCTGGCGGCGGCCCTTGTCAAAAGCGGCGCCGATGTCAACGCCAGGGACAAGTCAGGCAGAACGCCCCTCTCCTATGCCGCGGAAGAGGGAGCAAAGGCGACAGCGGAGCTCCTCATCTCCCACGGCGCTCCCATCAACGCAAGGGACGCCTCGGGAAAAACACCGCTCGGCACCGCGGTGGAGAAATTGAAGAGCATGTCCCTTCACATAGACCGTGTCGACAGAAGCAAAGATGAGCAGAAGATGAAGGAGCTCATTGCCTTTCTCCGTGCCCGCGGGGCCAAAGAATAA